In the Candidatus Eremiobacteraceae bacterium genome, one interval contains:
- the lon gene encoding endopeptidase La, which yields MATDQRDVDAREANSIPSELAVLPLQDSVLFPNTVMPLAVTKPHGIKLVEDALKASVPIGVVALKDRDASPPAPDDVYTIGTVAIIQKMIKVPDGTLRCIISGTVPFTITEFTRAEPYLVGKVEQLEDQTPDSDELTALSRNIAAQYTRLLAFLPSAPKELELEVNNITDPNLLSYFIASTMRLDTAEKQAVLEERDTLARLRMLTAYLTRELEVLELGHKIQSDIQKEMDKNQREYFLRQQLKAIQDELGESDPTQADVNELREKVEAAKMPEEAHKAALRELDRLGRIPSASPEYSVIRTYLDWLVTLPWSTTTEDSLEIAKARKILDEDHYDLEKVKDRIIEYLAVRKLKNTLSGPILCFVGPPGVGKTSLGRSIARAMNRKFIRLSVGGVRDEAEIRGHRRTYIGAMPGSFIRAIRDAGTSNPLIMIDEIDKVGADWRGDPSSALLEVLDPEQNNTFRDHYLDLPFDLSRVLFIATANQLDTIAPALRDRMEIIQLAGYTQAEKVAIARKYLVPKQLKANGLTARQAAISTPALETIVADYTREAGVRNLEREIATICRKVARKVAEKPSFEATITPKTLPKFLGKPRFFAEVAKRTAVRGVATGLVVTPVGGDIVFIESSVMPGNGKLTLTGQLGDVMKESAQAALSFVRSRSGELKLAPDFFSKHDVHVHVPAGAVPKDGPSAGVAIATSLVSAVTGKKVDKNVAMTGEITLTGQVLPVGGIKEKVLGARRAGIKKIVLPKRNEPDVSEDVPPEAKRALKFVFADELSEVLKEALGSPMIARIATTNGRSSRQLPAAAR from the coding sequence ATGGCGACCGACCAGCGCGACGTCGACGCGCGCGAAGCCAACAGCATCCCGTCCGAACTGGCTGTTCTGCCGCTGCAAGATTCAGTGCTGTTCCCGAACACGGTCATGCCGCTGGCGGTCACCAAGCCGCACGGCATCAAACTCGTGGAAGACGCGCTCAAGGCGAGCGTGCCGATCGGCGTGGTCGCGCTCAAAGACCGCGATGCATCGCCGCCGGCCCCCGACGACGTCTACACGATCGGCACCGTCGCCATCATCCAGAAGATGATCAAGGTCCCTGACGGCACGCTGCGCTGCATCATCTCGGGCACCGTGCCGTTCACGATCACCGAGTTCACGCGCGCGGAACCGTACCTGGTCGGCAAGGTCGAGCAGCTTGAAGACCAGACGCCCGACAGCGACGAGCTCACCGCGCTCTCGCGCAACATCGCCGCGCAGTACACGCGCTTGCTGGCGTTCTTGCCGTCGGCGCCCAAAGAGCTCGAGCTGGAAGTCAACAACATCACCGATCCGAACCTGCTCTCGTATTTCATCGCGTCGACCATGCGGCTTGACACGGCGGAGAAGCAGGCGGTGCTGGAAGAGCGCGACACGCTCGCGCGCCTGCGCATGCTCACCGCGTACCTCACGCGCGAACTGGAAGTCCTCGAGCTGGGCCACAAGATCCAGTCGGACATCCAAAAGGAGATGGACAAGAACCAGCGCGAGTACTTCTTGCGCCAGCAGCTCAAGGCGATCCAAGACGAGCTAGGTGAGTCCGATCCGACGCAGGCCGACGTCAACGAGCTGCGCGAGAAGGTCGAAGCCGCCAAGATGCCCGAGGAGGCGCACAAAGCGGCACTGCGCGAGCTCGACCGGCTCGGGCGCATCCCCTCGGCCAGCCCCGAGTACTCGGTCATCCGCACGTATCTGGATTGGCTCGTGACGCTGCCGTGGAGCACGACGACCGAGGACAGCCTCGAGATCGCCAAGGCGCGCAAGATCCTCGACGAGGACCACTACGATCTCGAGAAAGTCAAAGACCGCATCATCGAGTATCTTGCGGTGCGCAAGCTCAAGAACACGCTGTCGGGCCCGATCCTGTGCTTCGTCGGACCGCCCGGCGTCGGCAAGACCTCGCTCGGCCGCTCGATCGCGCGCGCGATGAACCGCAAATTCATCCGCCTGTCCGTCGGCGGCGTGCGCGACGAGGCGGAGATCCGCGGCCATCGGCGCACCTACATCGGCGCCATGCCCGGGTCGTTCATCCGCGCGATCCGCGATGCGGGCACGAGCAATCCGCTCATCATGATCGACGAGATCGACAAGGTCGGCGCGGACTGGCGCGGCGACCCATCGTCCGCACTGCTCGAAGTGCTCGATCCAGAGCAGAACAACACGTTCCGCGATCACTATCTGGATCTGCCGTTCGACCTGAGCCGCGTGCTGTTCATCGCCACCGCCAACCAGCTCGACACCATCGCACCGGCGCTGCGCGACCGCATGGAGATCATCCAGCTGGCCGGCTACACGCAGGCCGAGAAGGTCGCGATCGCGCGCAAGTACCTCGTGCCCAAGCAGCTCAAAGCCAACGGTTTGACGGCCAGACAAGCGGCGATCTCCACGCCGGCGCTCGAGACCATCGTCGCCGATTACACCCGCGAGGCGGGCGTGCGCAATCTCGAACGCGAGATCGCGACGATCTGCCGCAAAGTCGCGCGCAAGGTCGCCGAAAAGCCGAGCTTCGAGGCCACGATCACGCCCAAGACGCTGCCAAAGTTCCTCGGCAAGCCGCGCTTCTTCGCAGAGGTCGCCAAGCGCACGGCGGTGCGCGGCGTCGCTACGGGTCTGGTCGTCACGCCGGTCGGCGGCGACATCGTCTTCATCGAATCCAGCGTGATGCCGGGCAACGGCAAGCTGACGCTGACCGGCCAGCTCGGCGACGTCATGAAAGAGTCGGCGCAGGCGGCGCTGTCGTTCGTGCGCAGCCGCTCGGGCGAGCTCAAACTCGCACCGGATTTCTTCAGCAAACACGACGTCCACGTGCACGTGCCAGCAGGCGCAGTGCCCAAAGACGGCCCGTCCGCCGGCGTCGCGATCGCGACCTCGCTGGTCTCGGCCGTCACCGGCAAGAAGGTCGACAAGAACGTGGCCATGACCGGCGAGATCACGCTCACCGGCCAAGTGCTGCCCGTCGGCGGGATCAAAGAGAAGGTCCTCGGTGCGCGCCGCGCCGGCATCAAGAAGATCGTCTTGCCCAAGCGCAACGAGCCCGACGTGTCCGAAGACGTGCCGCCCGAAGCCAAGCGGGCCCTCAAGTTCGTGTTTGCCGACGAGCTATCCGAAGTGCTCAAGGAAGCGCTGGGCTCGCCGATGATCGCGCGCATCGCGACGACCAACGGGCGTTCCAGCCGCCAACTGCCCGCGGCCGCCCGATGA
- a CDS encoding NUDIX hydrolase, whose protein sequence is MNGVVRAAGGIIVRSKPEGALELVIVHRPSYDDWTFPKGKLQAGEREEHTAIREVEEETGMRCRLERALGSTKYKDHRGRPKVVHYWVMRALAGHFRPSREVDELRWVSVRQASALLTYNHDRALLRGLSNEIDAAAVQAGGERQGRASLRNQMSSTIYLVRHAKALNRSEWTEVDEQRPLTKAGRRQADELVQRLSAFSFARVITSPHVRCKETVEPLAKARKLAVEAADQLAENTDADDVLAFIKTLGSRPALLCSHGDVIADLMTNLVNDGLATESELRWEKGSTWVLESDGETFLYGRYLPPP, encoded by the coding sequence GTGAACGGGGTCGTCCGCGCAGCCGGCGGGATCATCGTTCGCTCCAAACCCGAAGGGGCTCTCGAGCTGGTCATCGTCCACCGGCCGTCATACGACGATTGGACGTTCCCTAAAGGCAAACTGCAGGCCGGCGAACGCGAAGAGCACACCGCGATCCGCGAGGTCGAGGAGGAGACGGGCATGCGTTGCCGTCTCGAACGCGCGCTCGGCAGCACCAAGTATAAGGATCACCGCGGACGGCCCAAGGTCGTCCACTACTGGGTGATGCGAGCGCTGGCCGGTCATTTCCGGCCGAGCCGCGAAGTGGATGAGCTGCGCTGGGTCTCGGTGCGGCAAGCCTCCGCGCTGCTGACCTACAATCACGACCGCGCCTTGCTGCGCGGGCTCTCCAACGAGATCGATGCTGCGGCCGTACAAGCCGGCGGCGAGCGCCAGGGGCGCGCGTCGCTGCGTAACCAGATGAGCTCGACGATCTACCTCGTGCGTCATGCCAAGGCGCTCAACCGCAGCGAGTGGACCGAGGTGGACGAGCAGCGGCCGCTGACCAAAGCCGGCCGCCGACAAGCAGACGAGCTGGTGCAGCGGTTGAGCGCCTTTTCGTTCGCGCGCGTGATCACCAGTCCGCACGTGCGCTGCAAAGAGACGGTCGAGCCGCTCGCCAAAGCGCGTAAGCTCGCCGTCGAAGCCGCGGACCAATTGGCCGAGAACACCGACGCCGATGACGTGCTCGCCTTCATCAAGACGCTGGGCTCGAGACCGGCGCTGCTGTGCAGCCACGGTGACGTCATCGCGGATCTCATGACCAACCTCGTCAACGACGGGCTGGCCACCGAGAGCGAGCTGCGTTGGGAGAAGGGCTCGACCTGGGTGCTCGAGTCAGACGGCGAGACCTTTTTGTACGGCCGCTACTTGCCGCCCCCGTGA
- a CDS encoding Hsp20/alpha crystallin family protein: MQPDDLVREFDRLFAELSLPLTRHARRGSFNPNADVYLTDRGRTVMVRVELAGVNPANVKLVVEGASLYLAGFREPDLRRAEAVLQKEIEYGCFLKRIPLPSVVAVDAAKAEYHDGTLSIKLPVSDSGQVDGVDRMEIRMAIRGRG; this comes from the coding sequence ATGCAGCCCGATGATCTCGTACGCGAATTCGACCGATTGTTCGCGGAATTGAGCCTCCCCCTGACCCGGCACGCCCGGCGCGGGTCGTTCAACCCGAACGCCGACGTCTACCTGACCGACCGTGGCCGCACGGTCATGGTCCGCGTCGAGCTGGCGGGCGTCAATCCCGCTAACGTCAAGCTGGTCGTCGAGGGCGCAAGCCTGTACCTGGCTGGGTTTCGTGAGCCTGACCTGCGCCGCGCCGAGGCGGTGCTCCAAAAAGAGATCGAATACGGCTGCTTTCTCAAGCGCATCCCGCTGCCCTCAGTCGTCGCGGTCGATGCCGCCAAGGCTGAATATCACGACGGCACGCTGAGCATCAAGCTGCCTGTGTCCGACAGCGGCCAAGTCGACGGGGTTGACCGCATGGAGATCCGCATGGCGATCCGGGGGCGCGGCTGA
- a CDS encoding DUF4126 domain-containing protein, translated as MDTTTQYALAYALTTTAGLRGFLTLFAASVAAHYHLIHPSAGFMWLGADGTVIVLGVFALLELAADKIPVVDHALHAVSFAARPVAAAILVGGTVNTSSPGELAGLMAAGALNALVVHTSSATARAASSATTLGLANPALSVVEDVIAIGGLIVTFAAPILAAVLALILVISLIVLGRRVYRGVTAA; from the coding sequence ATGGATACGACGACCCAATATGCGCTCGCGTATGCGCTGACGACCACGGCTGGCCTGCGCGGCTTTCTCACGCTCTTCGCCGCTTCCGTGGCGGCCCATTACCATCTTATCCATCCGAGCGCCGGCTTCATGTGGCTCGGCGCGGACGGCACCGTCATCGTGCTGGGCGTCTTCGCGTTGCTCGAGCTCGCGGCGGACAAGATCCCCGTGGTCGATCATGCGTTGCACGCGGTTTCGTTCGCGGCGCGACCGGTCGCGGCCGCGATCCTCGTCGGAGGCACGGTCAACACGAGCAGCCCCGGCGAGCTGGCGGGCCTGATGGCGGCCGGCGCGCTCAACGCGCTTGTCGTGCACACGTCTTCTGCCACTGCGCGCGCCGCATCATCGGCGACCACCCTTGGTCTGGCGAACCCCGCGTTGAGCGTCGTCGAGGACGTGATCGCTATCGGCGGACTGATCGTGACGTTCGCCGCTCCGATCCTTGCCGCCGTGCTCGCGCTCATCTTGGTGATCTCACTGATCGTGCTCGGACGCAGGGTCTATCGCGGCGTTACAGCCGCTTGA
- a CDS encoding CYTH and CHAD domain-containing protein translates to MLERELKLGAPAAFRLPDLALVTIDVASADAVTEKLKTTYFDTRDLRLTRWGCSLRYRIGQGWTVKLPGPLESNGDLLVRGEHVFQGEPQAPPPAALDLLTAYLRKSAVHEIVRLRTTRQMITLKGPDGTPLAETVQDDVAVLDGRKIADRFREIEIELKEAAPETLLPAILERLQAAGAGAADPTPKIVRALGMRARRPPELEVEELAPEATAGAVLRRALALASTRLLRHDAGIRLGTDPEDIHQARVAVRRLRSHLRTFLPLMDIEWAGSLRQELGWLADELGAVRDADVLMDRLRKHAGALPPRDRNAGAQILALLAAQRAASMQRLNATVHDPRYIELLKRLVESARAPQLAPIAAEAGMLTLPPLIASLYRNVRTMVDDFGQQPTDDQLHKLRIRAKRCRYAAEAVTPVIGRRARSFARAAAALQEVLGEHHDAVVAMQWVREHAASGPLTFVAGQFNALELTAANAARAVWHEAWRAFDRKKLRSWM, encoded by the coding sequence GTGCTTGAGCGCGAACTCAAACTCGGGGCGCCGGCCGCCTTTCGACTGCCCGACCTCGCGCTGGTGACGATCGACGTCGCCAGCGCCGATGCCGTCACCGAAAAACTCAAGACGACCTACTTCGATACGCGCGATCTGCGCCTCACCCGTTGGGGCTGCAGCTTGCGTTACCGCATCGGTCAAGGCTGGACCGTCAAACTGCCGGGTCCGCTCGAATCCAACGGCGATCTGCTGGTGCGCGGCGAGCACGTGTTCCAGGGGGAACCGCAAGCGCCACCGCCGGCGGCGCTCGACCTGCTGACCGCGTACTTGCGCAAGAGCGCCGTGCACGAGATCGTCCGGCTGCGCACGACGCGCCAGATGATCACCTTGAAGGGGCCCGACGGCACGCCGCTTGCCGAAACCGTCCAAGACGACGTCGCCGTGCTCGACGGCCGCAAGATCGCTGACCGCTTCCGCGAGATCGAGATCGAGCTCAAGGAAGCCGCACCAGAAACGCTTCTGCCTGCGATCCTCGAACGGCTCCAGGCCGCAGGAGCCGGCGCCGCAGATCCGACGCCCAAGATCGTGCGCGCGCTGGGCATGCGGGCCCGGCGTCCTCCCGAGCTCGAGGTCGAAGAGCTCGCGCCAGAGGCCACCGCAGGGGCGGTCTTGCGGCGTGCGCTCGCACTCGCGTCGACCCGCCTGTTGCGGCACGACGCCGGTATCCGCTTAGGCACCGATCCCGAGGACATCCATCAGGCGCGGGTCGCCGTGCGTCGCCTGCGTTCGCACCTGCGCACGTTCTTGCCGTTGATGGATATCGAATGGGCCGGCTCGTTGCGGCAGGAGCTCGGCTGGCTCGCCGACGAGTTAGGGGCCGTGCGTGACGCCGACGTCTTGATGGATCGACTGCGCAAACACGCCGGTGCGTTGCCGCCGCGCGATCGCAACGCCGGCGCCCAGATCCTCGCGCTTTTGGCCGCACAGCGCGCGGCCTCCATGCAGCGGCTCAACGCCACGGTCCACGATCCTCGCTATATCGAACTCCTGAAGCGTCTGGTGGAATCCGCTCGCGCGCCGCAGCTCGCGCCCATCGCCGCCGAGGCCGGGATGCTGACCCTGCCGCCGCTGATCGCCAGCTTGTATCGCAACGTGCGCACGATGGTGGACGACTTCGGCCAGCAGCCCACCGACGACCAGTTGCACAAGTTGCGCATCCGCGCCAAACGCTGCCGCTACGCGGCCGAGGCCGTCACCCCGGTCATCGGCCGGCGCGCGCGCAGCTTCGCCCGCGCGGCCGCGGCGTTGCAGGAAGTGCTCGGCGAGCACCACGATGCCGTGGTCGCGATGCAGTGGGTGCGCGAGCACGCGGCCAGCGGGCCCTTGACGTTCGTGGCCGGCCAATTCAACGCGTTGGAATTGACCGCGGCCAACGCCGCACGCGCCGTGTGGCACGAAGCCTGGCGCGCATTCGACAGGAAGAAGCTGCGTTCGTGGATGTGA
- a CDS encoding GNAT family N-acetyltransferase, which yields MTQARSNEFDRSKARIRDARDDDAAGLIALIDATFSEYPGCVLELEHEMPQLKAIATAFAALGGRFWSAELDGVVVGCAGIAPAHDPSGAELKHLYVSKNVRRAGLGTAFVKLVEEEAARRGATFVELWSDTRFLDAHRLYERLGYARLPDTRELDDLSNSIEYHFIKRL from the coding sequence GTGACGCAGGCACGGTCGAATGAATTCGACCGCTCCAAAGCGCGCATACGCGATGCGCGCGACGACGATGCGGCCGGCCTCATCGCGTTGATCGATGCGACGTTTTCGGAATATCCCGGCTGCGTGCTCGAGCTGGAGCACGAGATGCCGCAATTGAAGGCCATCGCGACCGCGTTCGCAGCGCTGGGCGGGCGCTTCTGGTCGGCGGAACTCGACGGCGTCGTCGTGGGCTGCGCCGGCATCGCTCCGGCGCACGATCCCTCCGGCGCGGAGCTGAAACACTTATACGTCTCCAAGAACGTGCGGCGCGCCGGCTTGGGCACCGCGTTCGTGAAGCTCGTCGAAGAAGAGGCGGCTCGCAGAGGCGCTACGTTCGTCGAGCTGTGGAGCGACACGCGCTTTCTCGACGCGCATCGTCTGTACGAGCGGCTAGGCTACGCGCGCCTGCCCGACACGCGCGAGCTCGACGACTTGAGCAACAGCATCGAGTACCACTTCATCAAGCGGCTGTAA
- a CDS encoding carboxypeptidase regulatory-like domain-containing protein yields MARVAVIAGTVAAAGALLMNPARAETTAIKGYVSDLYSETKVPLAGVLVRLRSRSQSMDAHTDKRGFYSLVGVTPEKQVELTFSRDGMATKTFRVSSCVDTTLEVDAMLASHIGAGTLGYFYISPTPAMIRYEHSATLYSVDPEADLGNQGSESC; encoded by the coding sequence GTGGCTCGCGTCGCCGTCATCGCGGGAACGGTCGCCGCTGCCGGCGCTCTTCTGATGAACCCAGCGCGCGCAGAGACCACCGCGATCAAAGGGTACGTCTCGGATCTATATTCCGAAACCAAGGTGCCCTTGGCGGGAGTCTTGGTCCGCTTGCGCTCTCGCAGCCAGTCGATGGACGCGCATACGGACAAGCGAGGGTTCTACAGTCTCGTGGGCGTGACGCCGGAGAAGCAAGTCGAATTGACGTTCTCGCGCGACGGTATGGCCACGAAGACATTTCGCGTCTCGTCGTGCGTCGACACGACTCTAGAGGTCGATGCAATGCTTGCGAGCCATATCGGCGCGGGCACCCTCGGTTATTTCTACATCTCGCCCACGCCGGCAATGATCCGGTACGAGCACTCGGCAACGCTGTACAGCGTCGACCCCGAGGCTGATTTGGGCAATCAGGGATCGGAGAGTTGCTAG